Proteins encoded together in one Amblyomma americanum isolate KBUSLIRL-KWMA chromosome 1, ASM5285725v1, whole genome shotgun sequence window:
- the LOC144130339 gene encoding uncharacterized protein LOC144130339 → MLKMIWGDIAAVVHLYKRYTAERRKGVTQNGAFHAVALALLATDTSPMEPLLAGKEQRCKVISILGPITASRAVSAHNVGHNQKCPDVNPAVAPEVVDLHGAPESSDALHPSLDNASQSHVLVEVRQTLKPQGAPQHCRRFTGFDANIFLNDAEDPFMSRHLIGRACVVRIVSPVTKRAALATRLALRLVMFRITTSSASRPLQL, encoded by the exons ATGTTAAAGATGATCTGGGGCGACATCGCCGCTGTGGTCCATCTCTACAAGCGCTACACGGCAGAGCGGCGCAAAGGAGTCACTCAGAACGGCGCCTTTCACGCAGTGGCGCTAGCATTGCTTGCTACTGACACGTCACCCATGGAGCCACTCCTTGCTG GTAAAGAACAACGTTGCAAGGTGATCTCCATACTAGGTCCGATCACAGCTTCACGAGCAGTCAGCGCCCACAACGTCGGCCACAATCAGAAATGTCCGGATGTGAATCCAGCAGTGGCACCTGAGGTCGTCGATTTGCACGGAGCTCCAGAGTCCTCCGATGCACTGCACCCGTCGCTTGACAACGCCAGCCAGTCTCATGTGCTCGTCGAGGTCCGTCAAACATTGAAGCCCCAAGGCGCGCCTCAGCATTGTCGCCGCTTCACTGGCTTCGACGCCAACATTTTCTTGAACGATGCGGAGGATCCTTTCATGTCCCGACACCTGATCGGCCGCGCGTGCGTTGTAAGGATCGTGTCACCCGTCACGAAGCGGGCTGCTCTGGCGACGAGGCTGGCGTTGCGCCTCGTGATGTTCCGGATAACGACGAGCTCTGCATCAcggcctttgcaactttga